The Candidatus Campbellbacteria bacterium genomic sequence TATGTCTCCAGAAGTTACTTTTATTGCAACATCATCATTGACAAACCTTGCATTTAAAGATATTGGTTCGTCGGCAGATTCTCTTGGAACATTTATTGACTCAGTTTGTTTGGTTCCAACGAAGAACCCAGAACCAAAGACATGTAGCCTTGACGTCGTAAGTGATACAACAAACGTTGTTGTTGAAACAGGACTTAATGCAGTTGCAACATGGGTACACCCAGGATGGACAACATCAATTCCTGGTGCAACATGGATTTGGAAATCACTCAACGTTGAGAATCCTACAAGTGACGAAATATACACGTTCACAAAGTATTTCAACTGGACAGATACAACAAAGCTCGTAAGTGCAAATCTTGATCTTGCAACAGATAACTCATACCGCGTATGGGTCAATGATCAAGGAGTAAGTACAAGTACAGATGAAAATAACTTTAGCGCAGCAGATTCATACGATGTGAAATCACTTCTCGTGAATGGTACAAACAAGATTACTGTTGAAGTAAAGAACTGGGCATTGGGTGGTTCTACTGCAGAAACAAATCCTGCCGGAGCACTCTACAAGCTTACACTTACTGGTGAAGATGGATCGTGTACGCCAGATCCACTTCCACAGTGTTCAGACGGTATCGACAACGACGAAGATGGATTCACTGACTGGCCATCAGACACAACATGCGGCGGGCCATCAGACAATGATGAGCAGGGTGGTGGTGGTGACGAACAACGCGGAACAATCATCATTAAAAAAGAGGTAACTGATGGTAGTGACAGTGATGTAAACTTCTTCTTCAACGCAACATGGTTGGGAGAAGAGGGAACATTCAGTCTCACTGGTGGCGATGAAAAGTCCTACGTTCTTGCCCCTGGTGAATACGGTGTTGATGAGGCTCAAAAGCTTGGTTGGACTCTCACGAATGAATCATGTGTGTCTGACAACCCAACTCCAACAAAGGTATTCTCTGAGATACAAACACAAATCACATCAGACATTACTCTCCACGATGGTGAAGTGGTGACATGCACCTTCATAAACGATCAAGATAAGAAAAATAATGGAGATGATGATGGTGGAGGACAAAGCAGTGGTGGTGGAGGACGCAGTCACCGAAACAGGTCTTCAAGCACAGGAGAAGTGCTTGGTGAACAAGTGCTCGGCGATCAGGTTGCCCTTGCCCCTGTTGGAGCACCAAACACAGGTTTTGGAGGACTCAAGATGTGTTTCTACTAAAAATGTAAGATACGAAGCACGGCCTCCGAAAGGGAAGCCTCGCTTCTAGAAATCAAACAAAACCCGCCATCTAGGCGGGTTTTGTGCTGTAGATACAGTATTTGGACGGGATTGACATAAACTCTAAAAAGAGTTATCATATATAACGTATATGATTTCTTTTACTCTAGAAACACACACAAAACAACTACTCGTATCTGTAGGAATTCTAGTTCTCGTTGTTGGGTGTGGAATTCTCCTTGTCTCAAAACAAGGTGTGCAGGAGGGCCGTTTCTCAAAAAGTCTTACGAGCGATCGTGCTACATCTTCACGACCAATGTTTGATCCAGCACAACCACTTACTGAATCAGTGCCAGTACGTATCCGTATACCAAAAATATATGTAGATACAAATTTTGTTCCGCTTGGATTACAAGACACTGGAGAAATTGAAATTCCAAAAGGATATACAGAAGTGGGATGGTATACGTATGGTCCAACTCCCGGTGAATTAGGACCAGCAGTTGTTCTTGGGCACGTTGATTCATATGAAGGACCTGGTGTGTTTATGTCACTCGGACAACTCACACAGGGTGAGTATGTGTACATTGATCGCGCTGATGGAACGACAGCACTATTTCGTGTAACAGCACTTGAACGATACAATAGGAATGAGTTTCCAACGAAGGATGTCTATGGTGATATAGATTTTTCTGGGTTGCGTCTTATCACGTGTTCAGGGACCTACAA encodes the following:
- a CDS encoding class F sortase is translated as MISFTLETHTKQLLVSVGILVLVVGCGILLVSKQGVQEGRFSKSLTSDRATSSRPMFDPAQPLTESVPVRIRIPKIYVDTNFVPLGLQDTGEIEIPKGYTEVGWYTYGPTPGELGPAVVLGHVDSYEGPGVFMSLGQLTQGEYVYIDRADGTTALFRVTALERYNRNEFPTKDVYGDIDFSGLRLITCSGTYNHETHEYDRVLVVYATLVDNDGTK